From the genome of Thermogutta terrifontis, one region includes:
- a CDS encoding FHA domain-containing protein → MALVTLRIVDGVDRGRVYEDLPTPITVGREEGNVVRLSDERVSRFHLKIQEDRNRIVLTDLASTNGTRVNGEPVQVAEIRPGDLITLGKTVILVGSRQQIAQRLAELRKRLEAERQKKGKVSPEEAVSSSEWSSSWYSPSLDSELHWEEEAESLRPIAELIPPELPADLSPAQLAQLAELLQFFHLRLRRVIRTGTVHQASDDEHVTLDQRQWQSLLDLYARLAEYLRAIGEPPL, encoded by the coding sequence ATGGCCTTGGTGACACTTCGTATCGTGGACGGAGTGGATCGCGGCCGGGTGTATGAAGACTTGCCAACCCCCATCACCGTGGGGCGAGAGGAAGGAAACGTGGTGCGGCTCAGCGACGAGCGGGTGAGCCGCTTTCATCTCAAAATTCAGGAAGACCGCAATCGGATTGTCCTCACCGATCTGGCCAGCACGAATGGCACGCGGGTCAACGGGGAACCTGTCCAGGTAGCGGAGATTCGGCCGGGCGATCTCATCACTCTCGGCAAAACGGTCATTCTGGTCGGATCCCGGCAGCAAATTGCCCAGCGGCTGGCCGAACTTCGCAAACGCTTGGAAGCGGAGCGTCAGAAGAAGGGCAAGGTGTCGCCGGAGGAAGCGGTTTCCAGTTCCGAGTGGAGTTCTTCCTGGTATTCCCCGTCGCTTGATTCTGAACTCCACTGGGAGGAAGAAGCGGAGAGCCTGCGGCCCATCGCCGAGCTCATCCCGCCGGAACTCCCCGCCGATCTCTCTCCCGCTCAACTGGCCCAGCTGGCCGAGCTTTTGCAGTTTTTCCACCTGCGGTTGCGGCGGGTCATTCGCACGGGGACGGTCCATCAGGCCTCCGACGACGAGCATGTGACGCTCGACCAGCGGCAGTGGCAGAGTCTGCTGGACCTGTATGCCCGGCTGGCAGAGTATCTCCGCGCGATTGGCGAGCCGCCTCTGTGA
- a CDS encoding HYExAFE family protein: MAKRGNHYEAAFEAFLRESGIPYIAVDEARRALMADGRSLKSLDFLVAPRGRTTWLVDVKGRRFPSGEEHLQYWKNWSTQDDLESLAEWETLFGDGFRGLFVFAFHIVGGRLPVQEPLVVSFRGERYAFLGVELAEYRRLCRVISPQWQTVAVAARDFRTVARPVQELFGLAESQPFPAPQTVLAPVHAETPTVSGSTLVGTARR; the protein is encoded by the coding sequence GTGGCGAAGCGCGGGAATCACTATGAAGCGGCGTTTGAGGCCTTCCTCCGCGAGTCGGGTATTCCCTACATCGCGGTGGACGAGGCCCGCCGAGCCCTCATGGCCGACGGCCGTTCCCTGAAAAGCCTCGATTTCCTGGTGGCCCCCCGCGGCCGAACAACCTGGCTCGTCGATGTCAAGGGACGCCGTTTTCCCTCCGGCGAGGAGCACCTCCAGTACTGGAAAAACTGGTCCACACAAGATGATCTGGAGAGCCTGGCCGAATGGGAAACGCTTTTTGGAGACGGGTTTCGCGGGCTATTTGTGTTTGCCTTCCACATTGTGGGGGGAAGATTGCCGGTCCAGGAGCCGCTCGTGGTTTCCTTCCGTGGGGAGCGGTACGCATTCCTGGGAGTGGAGCTAGCAGAATATCGCCGGTTGTGCCGGGTTATCTCACCCCAGTGGCAGACGGTGGCAGTCGCGGCGCGAGATTTTCGAACGGTCGCCAGACCGGTTCAGGAATTGTTCGGACTCGCAGAAAGCCAACCTTTCCCTGCTCCGCAAACGGTGCTGGCACCGGTGCACGCCGAAACGCCCACCGTCTCCGGCTCCACGCTGGTTGGCACTGCCCGCCGATGA
- a CDS encoding carboxypeptidase-like regulatory domain-containing protein produces the protein MRHWCVFFGCAIAALLSGSVWAGETASAPAPRVIDVALQDGGILLGQVVTPEGRPVPQTTVAVENGQQQLLGVVKTDENGRFAIKGLSGGVYRLSAANGTGTYRLWNPRTAPPGAQQATLLVAGQDINRGQALSRIGQWMRNPWIVGGAIATAIAVPVAVAEHEEGPASP, from the coding sequence ATGAGACACTGGTGCGTCTTTTTCGGCTGTGCGATCGCGGCACTTCTGAGTGGTTCTGTTTGGGCTGGGGAGACGGCATCGGCACCGGCACCCCGGGTCATTGACGTGGCCCTCCAGGACGGCGGAATTCTGCTGGGCCAGGTGGTGACACCCGAGGGTCGGCCGGTTCCTCAAACCACAGTCGCCGTGGAAAACGGACAGCAGCAGCTTCTGGGGGTGGTAAAAACGGACGAGAACGGGCGTTTTGCGATCAAGGGCCTCTCTGGAGGGGTCTATCGGTTGTCCGCGGCTAACGGGACAGGTACCTACCGTCTGTGGAACCCCCGCACCGCCCCACCGGGTGCCCAGCAGGCGACCTTGCTGGTGGCAGGTCAGGACATCAACCGCGGTCAGGCCCTTTCCCGAATCGGTCAGTGGATGCGAAATCCCTGGATCGTTGGCGGTGCCATCGCCACAGCGATTGCTGTCCCCGTCGCCGTCGCCGAACACGAGGAAGGTCCGGCTAGCCCGTGA
- the ilvD gene encoding dihydroxy-acid dehydratase, which produces MRSDQIKLGAARAPHRSLLRATGVQDDDFRKPFIAICNSYTDIIPGHVHLNAVGEFIKECVREAGGVPFVFNTIGVDDGIAMGHTGMKYSLPSRELIADSVETMLQAHCFDGMICIPNCDKIVPGMLMAAVRCNIPTIFVSGGPMEAGRTPDGRKVDLIDVFIAAAARQDGKLSEEELAELERLGCPTCGSCSGMFTANSMNCLCEALGIALPTNGTLLATSAERKRLYRRAAQRIVEMVWEFEKLGPGHGLLPREIITAESIDNAMVLDMAMGGSTNTVLHIMAVAKEAEIDYDLRRIDELSRKTPNICRVAPSSHYHVEDVHNAGGVHTILGAIARGRPGLLHLDCMTVTGKTLGENIAEYDIRAQTASEEALELAAVTAGGQRNVPGLSVPRKARSIRELTPEQLGFDPYDCIREVENAYSQEGGLAILYGNLAPRGAVVKTAGVLPRMLRFTGPAVIFESETEAYQGIINGKVKAGDVVVIRYEGPKGGPGMQEMLAPTTAIKGVKLDDKVALITDGRFSGGTAGACIGHISPEAAAGGPIALLEPGDLIEIDIPARKLNVLVSEEVLAERRKRWSPPPPRFTKGYLAKYARMATSADQGAVLRWE; this is translated from the coding sequence ATGCGCTCGGATCAGATCAAACTCGGCGCCGCTCGGGCACCCCATCGGAGTTTGCTCCGCGCCACCGGCGTCCAGGATGACGATTTCCGCAAACCTTTTATTGCCATCTGCAACAGCTACACCGACATCATTCCTGGTCATGTGCATCTGAATGCCGTGGGCGAGTTCATCAAGGAGTGCGTCCGCGAGGCCGGCGGCGTGCCCTTCGTCTTCAACACGATCGGCGTTGACGACGGCATCGCGATGGGCCATACGGGGATGAAGTATTCGCTGCCCAGCCGGGAACTCATCGCCGACTCGGTGGAGACAATGCTCCAGGCGCACTGTTTCGACGGGATGATCTGCATCCCCAACTGCGACAAGATTGTGCCCGGGATGCTCATGGCGGCGGTGCGATGCAACATCCCCACGATCTTTGTGAGCGGCGGCCCCATGGAGGCCGGACGAACTCCGGACGGTCGAAAGGTGGATCTCATCGACGTCTTCATCGCGGCAGCCGCGCGGCAGGATGGCAAACTGAGTGAGGAAGAGCTCGCGGAATTGGAGCGACTCGGCTGTCCCACCTGTGGCTCGTGCTCCGGGATGTTTACCGCCAACAGTATGAACTGCCTGTGTGAGGCCCTGGGTATCGCACTTCCCACCAATGGCACGCTCCTGGCCACCAGTGCCGAGCGGAAGCGTCTCTACCGACGCGCGGCCCAGCGGATTGTGGAAATGGTGTGGGAATTTGAAAAGCTGGGCCCTGGCCACGGCCTCCTGCCCCGGGAGATCATCACCGCGGAATCCATCGACAACGCCATGGTGCTCGACATGGCGATGGGTGGAAGTACGAACACGGTGCTCCACATCATGGCGGTGGCCAAAGAAGCGGAGATCGACTACGACCTGCGACGCATCGATGAATTGAGCCGGAAGACTCCCAACATCTGCCGTGTCGCACCCAGCAGCCACTACCACGTGGAGGACGTTCACAATGCCGGGGGTGTTCACACCATCCTGGGGGCCATTGCCCGGGGACGGCCTGGTCTGTTGCACCTGGATTGCATGACCGTGACGGGAAAGACACTCGGCGAGAACATCGCTGAGTACGACATCCGCGCGCAGACCGCCAGCGAAGAGGCCCTTGAACTTGCGGCAGTCACAGCGGGAGGGCAGCGAAATGTCCCGGGATTGAGCGTGCCGCGCAAGGCCCGGTCGATTCGGGAACTCACACCCGAACAACTCGGCTTCGATCCCTACGACTGCATCCGTGAGGTGGAAAACGCCTACAGTCAGGAAGGTGGGCTGGCCATCCTGTACGGTAACCTGGCGCCGCGGGGGGCGGTGGTCAAAACGGCAGGCGTGCTCCCCCGCATGCTCCGCTTCACCGGGCCGGCGGTCATCTTTGAATCCGAAACCGAGGCCTATCAGGGCATTATCAACGGGAAAGTGAAGGCCGGTGACGTGGTGGTCATCCGCTATGAAGGGCCAAAAGGCGGGCCCGGAATGCAGGAGATGCTGGCCCCCACCACGGCCATTAAAGGTGTCAAGCTCGACGACAAGGTGGCCCTCATCACGGACGGACGTTTCAGTGGTGGGACGGCCGGGGCCTGCATCGGACACATCAGCCCGGAGGCCGCCGCGGGAGGCCCCATCGCTCTTTTGGAACCCGGGGATCTCATCGAAATTGATATCCCCGCGCGCAAGCTCAACGTGCTGGTCAGCGAGGAAGTCCTCGCCGAACGCCGAAAACGCTGGTCACCGCCGCCACCGCGGTTCACCAAGGGCTATCTCGCCAAATACGCGCGGATGGCTACCAGTGCCGACCAGGGGGCCGTCCTCCGCTGGGAGTGA